The genomic interval ACAAATAGTATTGTTTATTTTTAATATTACCTTCAGAATCTTTATAAATATGACAAGCTTGTGCGCATAAGGGCTGTTCAACGTTTTCATCTAAAGTAATTTTGGATGTATCGGTTCTTGCGGTCCATCTTATTATATTATGCGGTGTTGTATATTTATATGTCGGTTTTTCATTAAAATTATTAAGATTAGAAATTCCATAATGATCCCAGCTATCAGGAGCCATTAAAGATTGACGAAGCGTAGCCATTTTATATGGTTTGATATCCGGTATCGGATTCATTCCAATTTTAAATTTTTGATGAGACGCAACTCTTGCGCCTTCATCGGTTCCAACGTGACAGCTGCCGCAATTATTATAATCTTGAGAGTGACATGTTTGGCAATTGAAATCATTTATGTGCATACTATGATAATCATTTGCGTTTTCTAATCCTGAATGACAGTCTTCACATTCGGGTTTAAGTTTATTTTTGTAGCGCTGATCATAATAGTTTCCGTCGCCGTGGACTTCATTTTGCGTGTGACAGCTCATGCATGTAAAACCGGCTTTTGTTAAATGTACATCCGGAACGGTTCCTATTCCTTCACCAAAATATGCGTGTCCGCCTCGGCTTACATGACAAGTTGTACAATTGTTTCTCATATCCGGAGTTTTATTAAAATTATGTCCGTTTATTAAACCGCCGCCGCCGGCAGCAGGACGAGTTACATGGCATTCGGCGCATGTACCGTGACAGCTTGAACAATTTGATTTATAAGCTTCTTTTAATTCTTGCGGTAATTGCTCAAATTTTTCTTTACCTGTTCCTAATCCGTAGCGAATTGTAACCATACTTTTTTGTCCCCAACCTTGCTCATGTGTGCTGTTATGAGTTCTGGAAACAATATCAGGATGGCATGTCGCGCATTTTTCTGTGGCATGCTGAGAAGGGCTGGCGATAAAATTACCAGAGTGAGCTTTTTCTTTTACAACTTTGTAATCGCTGTTATCAACGCTTTCAATTCCATTATGGCAAACAACACAACCCAATTTTCCGTGTACGCTGTTTTTGAATTGAGTATATCCATCACCTCTTAAAATAACTCTGTCATAAGGTTCATAATGAGGTGCTTCACCTCCGCACCCATGTCCTCCGGTTGAAGGCGGATCTGGTGAATATACTTTCTTCAGCAGATCATAATCGGTATGACAACCTTCACAAGTATTTTTGGAAAGTTCACCATTTGCACCAGGTGTTATAGGTAATTCTTTTTCCTCATCATTACATGAAACAACAATAAATACAAAGGATAAGAGAATAAATAAACACTTTGTAATTTCCTTCATTTTTTTCCTTTTTATTAATTCTAAATTATAAGGCAAAATAAATGCCAATTAAAATATATTAAAAGAGATGATTATCGCATTTGAGATTGGAACAGATTGTTTCAATGTAATAAAGTGGAAATTAAAATTGACTGTAAGTTGTTATAGAATAATTTGATAAGGAGAATAAAACAATATGTTTCAATTTTGAAACGTGAAACTAATTTTCTTTATCGATTATACCGAATTGCTTCATTTTTCGCCAGAGAGTTGTTCTGCCAATTGTCATTTCTTTTGCCGTTTTTGATTTACTCCATCTGTTTTTTTCGAGTAAATCAAGCAATTGGTTTCTTTCAAAAGAATCATTATCAAAATAAATATTTGTCGGGACAATCCTTTTTGTTTGTGTTAATCTTACATTTGGCGGGAGTTTGGCTGCAGAAATAATATTTGAATTATTTGTTCGTACAAAAGAATACTCAATTACGTTTTCCAATTCTCTTACATTTCCGCGCCATTCAAAATTTGTAATCAGTTCCAAAGCTTCATCATCTATTTCATTGATTTCTTTTTTATAAATGAGCGAGAATTTTTTAAGAAAATGTTTAATCAGCGGCATTAAATCAACTTGGCGTTTGCTTAGTGAAGGAACTTCTATTGGTATAACATTCAATCTGTAATATAAATCTTCGCGGAATTTACCTGATTGCAGTGCTTCTTCAATTTTAATATTTGTCGCGGCTATAACTCGAACATCAACTCTTCTGGTAATGGATTCTCCAATTCTTTCAAAGGTTCCTTCTTGCAATACACGCAAAAGCTGAAGCTGCATCTGCAAAGGCATTTCTGCAACTTCGTCCAAAAAAATTGTTCCGCCATCAGCTATTTCAAATCTTCCCGGACGATCTTTAACCGCGTCAGTAAAAGCGCCTTTTACATGTCCGAAAAGTTCACTCGCCAACAAATGAGGAGGAAAAACCGCACAATTAATTTTAATAAAAATTTTATCTTTTCTGCTGCTTGTTTGCTGAATTGCATTAGCGATCATTTCTTTACCGGTGCCAGATTCTCCTTGAATAAAAACTGGTGCATCTGAATCGGAAATTTCACGTATCAATTCAAAAATTTCTTTCATTTGTTTACTTTTACCAATTATGCCGTGAAAATTTCCATCTTTAGATAAATCATGACTTATTCTTTCCAATTCAGAAATTT from Ignavibacteriota bacterium carries:
- a CDS encoding sigma 54-interacting transcriptional regulator; the encoded protein is MLDYEINNEDILDSLGEGVFTVDKNFKINFFNKAAERITGHKKENVIGQFCKNVFKSKVCFSDCPIALVLNSKKNIYDFESKIRIADNSVKPIKLNAAVLHNKDEKPIGGVISFREISELERISHDLSKDGNFHGIIGKSKQMKEIFELIREISDSDAPVFIQGESGTGKEMIANAIQQTSSRKDKIFIKINCAVFPPHLLASELFGHVKGAFTDAVKDRPGRFEIADGGTIFLDEVAEMPLQMQLQLLRVLQEGTFERIGESITRRVDVRVIAATNIKIEEALQSGKFREDLYYRLNVIPIEVPSLSKRQVDLMPLIKHFLKKFSLIYKKEINEIDDEALELITNFEWRGNVRELENVIEYSFVRTNNSNIISAAKLPPNVRLTQTKRIVPTNIYFDNDSFERNQLLDLLEKNRWSKSKTAKEMTIGRTTLWRKMKQFGIIDKEN